A stretch of the Brevundimonas sp. MF30-B genome encodes the following:
- a CDS encoding NUDIX domain-containing protein — MQPFDAAQDLKDAPRTGGAQRPKDAATLILTRGGDRPEVLMGRRAPGHVFMASKWVFPGGRTERADFTAAFAEDLAADTARRLEAETPARRARALALAAVRETYEETGLILGRKAPPASVAGPWREYRGQGALPDLSVLTYVARAVTPPGRARRFDARFFMAEARHLLHSQPTAGSGELDEIAWLPLSEARALDLPAITRFVLGEIAERLEHPDRPLPFVRMVRGRHVVEHRN, encoded by the coding sequence ATCCAACCCTTCGACGCGGCTCAGGACCTGAAGGATGCGCCGCGGACCGGCGGCGCGCAGCGGCCCAAGGACGCCGCCACCCTGATCCTGACGCGCGGCGGGGACCGGCCCGAGGTGCTGATGGGCCGGCGCGCGCCGGGCCACGTCTTCATGGCTTCCAAATGGGTGTTCCCCGGCGGCCGGACCGAACGGGCGGATTTCACCGCCGCCTTCGCCGAGGACTTGGCCGCCGACACGGCTCGCCGGCTGGAAGCCGAGACGCCCGCTCGCCGCGCCCGCGCCCTGGCCCTGGCCGCCGTGCGCGAGACCTATGAGGAGACGGGCCTGATCCTGGGGCGCAAGGCCCCGCCCGCCTCCGTCGCCGGGCCGTGGCGGGAGTATCGAGGCCAAGGCGCCCTGCCCGACCTGTCGGTGCTGACCTACGTGGCGCGCGCCGTCACCCCTCCGGGACGCGCGCGGCGCTTCGACGCGCGCTTCTTCATGGCCGAGGCGCGCCATCTGCTGCATTCCCAGCCCACCGCCGGATCAGGCGAGCTGGACGAGATCGCCTGGCTGCCGCTGTCCGAAGCTCGCGCCCTGGACCTGCCGGCCATCACCCGCTTCGTGCTGGGCGAAATCGCCGAACGCCTTGAGCACCCCGACCGCCCCCTGCCCTTCGTGCGCATGGTGCGAGGCCGGCATGTGGTCGAGCACAGGAACTGA
- a CDS encoding DUF5990 family protein — MADTPMTLRLTIADPVPGVRYSLQKDDMPFEPVTASTAPLSFDVQIRLTADGRFLGPFVRREGKDRRFVYIRIGQAAGDHASEWSRRAKIDIHDIPPDLLVTARNGAVLEVVLPGRGKDGTPACATVRPVQAWRIATRG; from the coding sequence ATGGCCGACACGCCCATGACCCTGCGCCTGACCATCGCCGACCCGGTTCCGGGCGTGCGCTACAGCCTACAGAAGGACGACATGCCCTTCGAGCCGGTCACGGCCTCGACGGCGCCGCTTAGCTTCGACGTTCAGATTCGGCTGACTGCCGACGGCCGGTTTTTGGGACCGTTCGTGCGGCGCGAGGGCAAGGACCGTCGCTTCGTCTACATCCGCATCGGCCAGGCGGCCGGCGATCACGCCAGCGAATGGTCCCGCCGCGCCAAGATCGATATCCACGACATCCCGCCGGACCTTCTGGTCACAGCGCGCAATGGCGCGGTTCTAGAGGTCGTGCTGCCGGGGCGCGGCAAGGACGGAACGCCCGCCTGCGCAACGGTTCGTCCGGTTCAGGCTTGGCGCATCGCCACCCGAGGCTGA
- a CDS encoding exopolysaccharide biosynthesis polyprenyl glycosylphosphotransferase, giving the protein MPDASPHPAASQGGPDIARLKALAAKALRESDKPPMKTTGAALREPSPSTARPSTSSPSAGRGPFRPAVWLNARQRGATRLAAHYFRAIDAAAVTAITVGAIWSASPTGLGEAPLLVALPFVGAGLVVIGLMRSFRLYRFRRDEPLLRRLAQIGGATLSAGLVGLVLAEAFEAELARAVLAWTGLAAATLTILHLGWATWTDRLRRSGALTPNVVVVGATRHAERLIREALKRRDLNVLGVFDDRLSRNPDAVEGVPVLGGADDLLTHRMTPYVDRIVLAIDHRAETRVRELTQRLSALPNEVTVLVDAQGDSERNAALEKLAEAPLSNLDAVDSERRAFHKRLQDVVIGAIALVLLAPVLAVVALAVRLDSPGPALFRQRRHGFNQEEIVVWKFRSMRTEAADATASRQVTADDDRVTRVGRFIRKTSLDELPQLLNVLRGEMSLVGPRPHAVGMKTGEVESARLVAEYAHRHRIKPGMTGWAAIKGSRGPLHTAAEVRRRVQLDIDYVERQSFWLDLWIMAVTVPVLLGDRAAQR; this is encoded by the coding sequence ATGCCCGACGCCTCGCCACATCCCGCCGCCTCGCAAGGCGGACCGGACATCGCGCGCCTCAAGGCGTTGGCGGCGAAGGCTCTGCGCGAGTCCGACAAGCCCCCAATGAAGACGACAGGCGCGGCGCTGCGCGAGCCGTCGCCGAGCACAGCGCGGCCTTCGACGTCCTCGCCTTCCGCCGGTCGGGGACCTTTCCGGCCGGCCGTATGGCTGAACGCCCGCCAGCGCGGCGCGACCCGGCTGGCGGCCCACTATTTCCGCGCCATAGACGCCGCGGCCGTCACCGCCATTACGGTGGGCGCCATCTGGAGCGCCTCGCCGACTGGGCTGGGCGAGGCCCCGCTGCTGGTGGCCCTGCCTTTCGTCGGGGCGGGCCTTGTGGTGATCGGCCTGATGCGGTCATTCCGCCTGTACCGGTTCAGGCGAGACGAGCCGCTGCTGCGCCGGCTGGCGCAGATCGGCGGCGCGACGCTCAGCGCCGGCCTGGTCGGCCTGGTTCTGGCCGAGGCGTTCGAGGCCGAACTGGCGCGCGCCGTGCTGGCATGGACCGGGCTGGCGGCAGCGACCCTCACCATTCTTCATCTCGGCTGGGCGACCTGGACCGACCGTTTGCGCCGATCCGGCGCCCTGACGCCCAATGTGGTCGTGGTCGGCGCCACGCGTCACGCCGAGCGCCTGATCCGCGAGGCTCTGAAGCGCCGCGATCTGAACGTTCTCGGCGTGTTCGACGACCGGCTGTCGCGCAATCCGGACGCCGTCGAGGGCGTTCCCGTGCTGGGGGGCGCCGACGACCTTCTGACCCATCGCATGACCCCCTATGTCGACCGCATCGTGCTGGCCATCGACCACCGCGCCGAGACGCGCGTGCGCGAGCTGACACAGCGGCTGTCGGCCCTGCCCAACGAAGTCACCGTGCTGGTCGACGCCCAGGGCGACAGCGAGCGCAACGCCGCGCTCGAAAAACTGGCCGAGGCGCCGCTCAGCAATCTCGACGCGGTCGACAGCGAACGCCGTGCCTTCCACAAGCGCCTGCAAGACGTGGTCATCGGCGCGATCGCACTGGTGCTTCTGGCCCCGGTCCTGGCTGTGGTCGCCTTGGCCGTAAGGCTGGACAGCCCCGGCCCGGCGCTGTTTCGCCAGCGTCGTCACGGCTTCAACCAGGAAGAGATCGTGGTGTGGAAGTTCCGCTCCATGCGAACCGAGGCTGCCGACGCCACCGCTAGCCGCCAGGTGACCGCCGACGACGACCGCGTCACCCGCGTCGGCCGCTTCATCCGCAAGACCAGCCTGGACGAACTGCCCCAGCTTCTGAACGTGCTGCGCGGTGAAATGAGCCTGGTCGGCCCGCGCCCCCATGCCGTCGGCATGAAGACCGGCGAGGTCGAGAGCGCGCGTCTGGTCGCCGAGTACGCCCATCGTCACCGCATCAAGCCGGGCATGACCGGCTGGGCCGCCATCAAGGGTTCGCGTGGTCCGCTGCACACCGCCGCCGAGGTGCGCCGCCGCGTGCAACTGGACATCGACTATGTCGAGCGCCAGTCCTTCTGGCTGGACCTGTGGATCATGGCCGTGACCGTGCCGGTGCTACTGGGCGACCGGGCGGCCCAACGGTGA